One stretch of Cervus canadensis isolate Bull #8, Minnesota chromosome 5, ASM1932006v1, whole genome shotgun sequence DNA includes these proteins:
- the LOC122442129 gene encoding olfactory receptor 1N2-like produces MDQKNQSSVTEFLLLGLSESPEQQPLLFGIFLALYLVTILGNLLIILAIGSDPHLHTPMYFFLANLSLADASFSSTTVPKMLVNIQTHSQTISYGGCLAQMHLFMTFGALDDFLLGVMAYDRYVAICRPLHYSTLMSPLVCMLLLAACWVLTNLAALLHTLLMARLSFCADNTIHHFFCDVVPLLQLSCLDTSINQVALFIVCSMILTGPLSLIILSYTRIISSILRVPSASGRQKAFSTCGSHLTVVFLFYGTAVGVYLCPPSSHSGGEDRLAAVFYTVVTLMLNPFIYSLRNKDMKVALSRLFCREKF; encoded by the exons ATGGACCAGAAAAACCAGTCCAGTGTCACTGAATTCCTCCTCTTGGGTCTTTCTGAGAGCCCAGAGCAGCAGCCCCTCCTATTTGGCATCTTCCTGGCCTTGTACCTGGTCACCATACTAGGAAATCTGCTCATCATCCTGGCCATCGGCTctgacccccacctccacacccccatgtacttcttcctggcCAACCTCTCTTTGGCTGATGCCAGTTTTTCTTCCACCACGGTTCCCAAGATGCTGGTGAACATCCAGACTCACAGTCAGACCATATCCTATGGGGGGTGTTTGGCCCAGATGCACTTGTTCATGACATTCGGGGCACTGGATGACTTCCTCTTGGgggtgatggcctatgaccgctatgtggccatctgccgGCCCCTTCACTACTCTACACTCATGAGTCCTCTTGTGTGCATGCTCCTTCTGGCAGCATGCTGGGTTCTCACCAACCTCGCTGCCCTCTTGCACACCCTGCTCATGGCCAGGCTTTCTTTCTGTGCAGACAACACTATCCATCACTTCTTCTGTGATGTGGTTCCTCTGCTGCAACTCTCCTGCTTGGATACTAGTATCAACCAGGTAGCCCTGTTCATTGTGTGCTCTATGATACTGACAGGTCCTCTCTCCCTGATCATCCTGTCATATACACGTATCATCTCCAGCATCCTCAGGGTCCCATCTGCCTCTGGCAGGCAAAAGGCCTTTTCCACCTGTGGGTCCCACCTCACAGTGGTCTTCTTGTTCTACGGCACGGCAGTCGGGGTCTACCTGTGCCCTCCTTCATCACATTCTGGGGGTGAGGACAGGCTTGCGGCTGTGTTTTACACTGTGGTGACACTGATGCTGAACCCCTTCATTTACAGCCTCAGGAACAAGGATATGAAGGTGGCACTGAGCAGGCTTT TTTGTCGtgaaaagttttaa